One genomic window of Glycine soja cultivar W05 chromosome 9, ASM419377v2, whole genome shotgun sequence includes the following:
- the LOC114368542 gene encoding U-box domain-containing protein 15-like: MHVQLRRARRRTDTQDIELAMDMMVVFSDDDDRNADSAIIERLAKKLELHSVEDLNIETLAIRNLAAERKGQQTESTQKIIDLLNKFKRIAGMEETSVLDDPVVSKMLERCTSLVIPHEFLCPITLEIMTDPVIVTSGQTYERESIEKWFQSNHNTCPKTRQPLEHLSLAPNCALKSLIEEWCENNNFKLPKKYNSSGKESCPIDSKEEIPALVESLSSIHLEEQRKAVEKIRMLSKENPENRVLVADHGGIPPLVQLLSYPDSKIQEHAVTALLNLSIDEGNKSLISTEGAIPAIIEVLENGSCVAKENSAAALFSLSMLDEIKEIVGQSNGFPPLVDLLRNGTIRGKKDAVTALFNLCINHANKGRAIRAGIVTPLLQLLKDTNLGMIDEALSILLLLVSNSEARQEIGQLSFIETLVDFMREGSPKNKECAASVLLELCSSNSSFTLAALQFGVYEYLMEIKQNGTNRAQRKAIAILDLISRSEQI; the protein is encoded by the exons ATGCACGTGCAACTCAGGCGAGCCAGGAGAAGAACTGATACGCAGGACATAGAACTTGCAATGGATATGATGGTGGTGTTCTCTGATGATGATGACAGAAATGCTGATAGTGCTATCATTGAGAGGTTGGCTAAAAAATTGGAGCTTCATAGTGTTGAGGATCTCAATATAGAAACATTGGCTATTAGGAACCTTGCTGCAGAAAGAAAAGGGCAACAGACTGAGAGTACTCAGAAAATAATTGACCTtctcaacaaattcaaacgaattGCAGGCATGGAAGAAACCAGCGTCCTTGATGATCCTGTCGTGTCCAAGATGCTTGAGAGGTGCACCTCTTTGGTCATCCCTCATGAGTTTCTCTGCCCAATTACACTAGAAATCATGACAGATCCTGTTATTGTAACAAGTGGGCAG ACATATGAAAGGGAAAGCATAGAGAAGTGGTTCCAATCCAACCATAACACATGCCCCAAGACAAGGCAACCTTTGGAACACTTGTCATTGGCACCAAACTGTGCCTTGAAAAGCTTGATTGAAGAATGGTGTGAGAACAACAACTTCAAACTCCCTAAAAAATACAATTCTTCAGGTAAAGAAAGCTGTCCTATAGACAGCAAAGAGGAAATTCCAGCCTTGGTTGAGAGCCTATCATCTATTCATTTAGAAGAGCAGAGAAAAGCAGTGGAGAAGATACGTATGCTATCAAAGGAAAATCCTGAGAACAGGGTTTTGGTTGCTGATCATGGAGGAATACCACCACTAGTGCAACTCTTGTCATATCCAGATTCAAAAATACAAGAACATGCTGTGACAGcacttttaaatttatcaattgatGAGGGTAACAAGAGTCTTATATCCACAGAAGGTGCCATTCCAGCTATCATAGAAGTGTTGGAGAATGGGAGTTGTGTGGCTAAGGAGAACTCAGCAGCAGCTTTATTCAGCTTGTCAATGCTTGATGAGATTAAAGAGATTGTTGGTCAATCAAATGGATTCCCCCCTTTGGTGGATTTGTTGAGGAATGGAACAATTAGAGGGAAGAAAGATGCTGTTACAGCCCTTTTTAACTTATGTATCAACCATGCAAATAAAGGTAGGGCCATTAGAGCTGGCATTGTGACACCTTTGCTTCAATTGCTCAAGGACACAAACTTAGGCATGATTGATGAGGCACTCTCCATTTTGTTACTCCTTGTATCAAATTCAGAAGCAAGACAAGAGATTGGACAACTTAGTTTCATCGAAACCCTTGTTGACTTCATGAGAGAAGGGAGTCCAAAGAACAAGGAATGTGCAGCATCTGTTCTTCTTGAGTTGTGCTCAAGTAATTCATCCTTTACATTGGCAGCACTTCAGTTTGGAGTGTATGAGTATTTAATGGAGATAAAACAAAATGGAACAAATAGAGCACAGAGGAAAGCAATTGCAATCTTAGATCTCATTAGCAGGAGCGAGCAAATTTAA
- the LOC114368544 gene encoding U-box domain-containing protein 13-like codes for MARTEEERVVGNESSSDEKNDLVEEIQQVIESVVQFGDYRRTQRKESHNLVRRFKLMLPLLEELRDLPQPFPEIGVAWLTKLKDALLLAKDLLKLCSQGSKIHLSLETEAVMITFRKVYEKLSQAFDGVPFDELGISDEVKEQADIVM; via the exons ATGGCGAGGACGGAGGAAGAGAGAGTCGTGGGAAACGAGTCCTCGTCCGACGAGAAAAATGACCTGGTGGAGGAGATCCAACAGGTCATCGAATCGGTGGTTCAATTCGGCGACTACCGGAGGACGCAGAGGAAGGAAAGCCACAACCTCGTGCGCCGTTTCAAGCTCATGTTGCCGCTCTTGGAAGAGCTTCGTGACCTCCCACAACCCTTCCCCGAAATTGGCGTCGCTTGGTTAACCAAACTCAAGGACGCACTCTTGCTCGCCAAGGATTTGTTGAAACTATGCAGCCAAGGAAGCAAGATTCACCTC TCTTTGGAGACCGAGGCAGTTATGATCACGTTTCGGAAAGTGTATGAAAAATTAAGCCAAGCGTTTGATGGTGTGCCTTTTGATGAATTGGGTATCTCAGATGAAGTCAAAGAACAG GCAGATATAGTAATGTAG